A region of the Selenomonadales bacterium genome:
TCTTCCGTCATCTTGACGCCGTACATATCGAGTCGTTTTACAAGACGCAGATTGTCTTCATCGGAGAAGTAGGCAATGATGCTTTCGGCGATCTTCTGCCCGATATCGTCGAGCGCGACAATTGCTTCGTAATCGGCTTCGATGAGAGCTTCCATCGAACCGAAATGCTCTGCCAATACAGCTGCGGCTTTGACACCGACATGGCGAATACCGAGCGCAAAGAGCAGTCTGGCAAGACCTGCCTCTTTACTCGTTTCTATCGCTTTCAGGATATTATCTGCCGACTTCTCACCCACACGATCGAGCGTGAGAAGTTCTTCTTTCGTTAACGTATAGAGGTCTGCCACATCGCGTACCAGTCCGCTTGCTACCATCGAGGTCAAGACAGACGGGCCGATGCCATCCATGTTCATGGCACCGCGCGACACGAAATGAAACAACCCTTCTCGTCCGCGTGCAGGGCATTGCGGATTGGTACATTTGCGGGCGGCTTCCGATTCATATCGCTCGGCAGGTGCTCCGCACTCGGGGCAAACAGTCGGCATGACATAGACCTCTTCCGCACCCGTACGTTTTTCTGTCAGTGTACGTACGACTTCGGGAATGATCTCGCCTGCTTTGTGCACGATAACTGTATCACCGATACGGATATCTTTCATTTTGATATAGTCTTCGTTATGAAGCGTCGCACGGCTTACCGTCGTGCCCGCAAGCTGTACGGGGCGAAGCGCCGCTGTCGGTGTCAAGACGCCTGTTCTTCCGACGCTGATGACGATATCTTCTACGACCGTTTCCGCTTCTTCGGCAGGGAACTTATACGCCGTAGCCCACCGCGGGTCTTTCGCTGTTTCACCAAGACGAGCGCGGTCGGCAAGGTTGTCCACCTTGATAACGATGCCGTCTATCGCATAATCGAGCGCATCTCGTTTATCCTGCCAACTGACCGCATAGTCAAACAGCTTGTCAATGTTATCGAACGATTCATGGACAGGGCTTGTCTTGAATCCGAGTTTTGTCAAGTATGCAAGCATTTCCTGATGTGACTTGAGTTCTACACCTTCTGTTACACCGACGGCATACCAAATGGCATCGAGCGAACGCTCTGCCGTAATGCGCGGATCGAGCTGCCGAAGCGAGCCTGCCGCCGCGTTGCGCGGATTGGCAAAGAGCTGTTCGCCTTCTGCTTCGCGTTTCCTATTGAGCGCATGGAACGCATCTTTCGGCATGTAGACTTCGCCGCGCACTTCCAAGACAG
Encoded here:
- the ligA gene encoding NAD-dependent DNA ligase LigA — translated: MMDENKAKQKIEELRAIIAQHEYAYYVMDAPTVSDAQYDALMRELIAWEAEYPSLVTATSPSQRVGGAPLEGFDRVVHRTPMRSLGNVFSKGELTAFDKRVRSGLGTDAPVTYVVEHKIDGLAMNLTYENGVLISGVTRGDGREGEDVTTNIKTIRSVPLVLRSNEVDIPTVLEVRGEVYMPKDAFHALNRKREAEGEQLFANPRNAAAGSLRQLDPRITAERSLDAIWYAVGVTEGVELKSHQEMLAYLTKLGFKTSPVHESFDNIDKLFDYAVSWQDKRDALDYAIDGIVIKVDNLADRARLGETAKDPRWATAYKFPAEEAETVVEDIVISVGRTGVLTPTAALRPVQLAGTTVSRATLHNEDYIKMKDIRIGDTVIVHKAGEIIPEVVRTLTEKRTGAEEVYVMPTVCPECGAPAERYESEAARKCTNPQCPARGREGLFHFVSRGAMNMDGIGPSVLTSMVASGLVRDVADLYTLTKEELLTLDRVGEKSADNILKAIETSKEAGLARLLFALGIRHVGVKAAAVLAEHFGSMEALIEADYEAIVALDDIGQKIAESIIAYFSDEDNLRLVKRLDMYGVKMTEEKAERTATTLAGMTFVLTGTLDTLTRSEAGAMIEAVGGKVTSSVSKKTSYVVAGREAGSKLTKAQSLGITVLNEAEFLALFAEK